A genomic region of Leptolyngbya sp. NIES-2104 contains the following coding sequences:
- the apcB gene encoding allophycocyanin subunit beta, which produces MQDAITSVINTSDVQGKYLDGSALEKLKGYFSTGELRVRAATTISANAAAIVKEAVAKSLLYSDITRPGGNMYTTRRYAACIRDLDYYLRYSTYAMLAGDPSILDERVLNGLKETYNSLGVPIAATVQSIQAMKEVTAGLVGADAGKEMGVYFDYISSGLS; this is translated from the coding sequence ATGCAAGACGCAATTACCTCGGTAATCAACACTTCTGATGTCCAAGGCAAGTACCTGGACGGATCAGCACTCGAAAAGCTCAAAGGCTATTTCTCGACTGGCGAACTGCGCGTTCGTGCAGCAACCACGATTTCGGCTAACGCAGCAGCGATCGTGAAAGAAGCCGTTGCGAAGTCGTTGTTGTACTCGGATATCACCCGTCCCGGTGGAAACATGTACACGACTCGTCGCTATGCAGCTTGCATCCGTGACTTGGACTACTACCTCCGCTACTCGACCTACGCAATGTTGGCGGGCGACCCTTCGATCCTCGATGAGCGCGTTCTCAACGGATTGAAAGAAACCTACAACAGCTTGGGTGTACCCATTGCAGCAACCGTTCAATCGATCCAAGCGATGAAAGAAGTCACCGCTGGTTTGGTTGGTGCTGATGCTGGTAAAGAAATGGGCGTTTACTTCGACTACATCAGCTCTGGTTTGAGCTAA
- a CDS encoding BrnT family toxin: protein MQFEWDEVKAVRNLSKHGVSFEEAKTVFDDPLYVDFYDSDHSEEEDRYLIIGQSKRGRLLIASYTEREGSIRLISARAATRSEREAYEE from the coding sequence ATGCAGTTTGAATGGGATGAAGTCAAAGCAGTACGCAACTTATCGAAACACGGAGTTTCGTTTGAAGAAGCAAAAACGGTTTTTGACGATCCTCTTTATGTTGACTTTTACGATTCAGATCATTCTGAGGAAGAAGATAGATATCTTATTATTGGGCAGTCGAAACGAGGACGATTGTTGATCGCTTCGTATACTGAAAGAGAAGGTTCAATTCGCCTGATCAGCGCAAGAGCAGCAACACGAAGCGAGCGAGAAGCTTATGAAGAGTGA
- a CDS encoding CHASE3 domain-containing protein has product MARYMKRSFSRKASIGVWCSLAALIGIGMLSYSTLTGYREAKHWESHTQQVLLTTESLLSQLKDAEVGQRGYLLTNDRQYLQPYDDAIQVVDQTMDRLQELVRDNSSQKQRLSQIDQLMTDRLSLLRQTIQLADQNRMDEARSIVKSNRGRFLMIEIRGLINQMQSQERQLLDQRSNAEQRRLNLIVWLTLPSCLAIALFLELLVWQLRRNLIQRETAEQALQKQNDKLNLLYDTTRDLLLAEDPIALLDNLYERLSVQLELDLYFNYLVTPRQEDSYLKLASSYGLTTDQKAEFAHLEIGQAVCGTAVKNGAQICLADVQNSTLEQAILVRSIGITAYSCQPLITKGKVLGSLSFGSRSRTFFTQEEQELMQAAADQVAIALDRANLMKSLQNRSEQLAKSNQIKDEFLAVLSHELRTPLNPILGWVQLLRQRKFDQAGLEKALEIIERNAKIQINLIDDLLDVSRILKGKLVLKKELIDLRDVIQSAIDTVQLSANTKGITLESTIPDASCMVLGDSNRLQQIIWNLLSNAIKFSPENERVEISLVQTGPIAQITVRDQGIGINPEFLPYVFDHFKQADGSSTRQFGGLGLGLAIVQHLAELHGGTVHAESEGEGRGATFTVELPILEFASLEQLCWLQKQPTHEEK; this is encoded by the coding sequence ATGGCGCGATACATGAAGCGATCGTTCTCACGCAAAGCCTCGATCGGGGTTTGGTGCTCTCTAGCGGCACTGATCGGTATCGGAATGCTCTCTTACTCGACGCTGACAGGCTATCGAGAGGCAAAACACTGGGAGAGCCATACGCAGCAAGTTTTATTAACGACAGAATCGCTTTTATCCCAATTGAAAGACGCGGAAGTCGGGCAGCGGGGCTATTTGCTGACGAACGATCGACAATATTTGCAGCCTTACGATGATGCGATTCAAGTGGTCGATCAAACGATGGATCGCTTGCAAGAGTTGGTAAGAGATAATTCGAGCCAGAAGCAACGATTGTCGCAGATTGACCAGTTAATGACCGATCGATTGTCGTTGTTACGGCAGACGATTCAGTTAGCGGATCAGAACCGAATGGATGAAGCGCGATCGATTGTGAAAAGCAATCGCGGTCGATTTCTGATGATTGAGATTCGCGGTCTGATTAATCAGATGCAAAGTCAGGAAAGACAGCTATTAGATCAGCGATCGAATGCAGAACAAAGACGATTAAATCTGATCGTTTGGTTAACGCTTCCGAGTTGTTTAGCGATCGCATTATTTTTAGAACTTCTCGTTTGGCAGCTACGACGGAATTTGATTCAACGAGAAACCGCAGAACAAGCACTTCAAAAACAAAATGACAAGCTGAATTTGCTGTATGACACAACGCGAGATTTATTGTTAGCGGAAGACCCGATCGCGCTGCTTGATAATCTGTATGAACGGCTTTCTGTACAGTTAGAGTTAGATCTGTATTTCAATTACCTGGTGACACCCAGACAGGAAGACTCCTACCTTAAGCTTGCTTCATCTTATGGATTAACCACAGACCAAAAGGCGGAGTTTGCTCACTTAGAAATTGGGCAGGCAGTTTGTGGAACAGCGGTAAAGAATGGAGCACAAATTTGCTTAGCTGATGTTCAAAATTCGACATTAGAGCAAGCAATCTTAGTAAGATCAATCGGCATTACTGCTTACTCATGCCAACCATTAATCACTAAAGGAAAAGTGTTAGGCTCATTGTCGTTTGGCAGTCGATCGAGAACTTTTTTCACCCAAGAAGAACAGGAATTGATGCAAGCAGCAGCCGATCAAGTTGCGATCGCGCTCGATCGAGCAAATCTGATGAAATCACTTCAGAATCGAAGTGAACAGTTAGCGAAATCAAATCAAATTAAAGATGAATTTCTAGCGGTTCTATCACATGAGTTACGAACCCCATTGAATCCAATTCTAGGCTGGGTTCAACTTCTAAGACAGCGTAAATTTGATCAAGCAGGTTTAGAGAAAGCGCTAGAAATTATCGAACGGAATGCGAAGATTCAGATCAACTTGATTGATGATTTATTAGATGTATCGCGCATTCTGAAAGGGAAGTTAGTTCTCAAAAAAGAACTAATTGATTTGAGAGATGTCATTCAATCTGCGATCGACACCGTTCAACTCTCAGCGAATACAAAAGGGATCACGCTCGAATCCACCATTCCTGATGCTTCCTGTATGGTTTTAGGTGACTCGAATCGATTGCAACAGATTATCTGGAATCTACTTTCAAACGCAATCAAGTTCTCACCAGAAAATGAACGGGTTGAAATTTCGCTAGTACAAACCGGACCGATCGCACAAATCACCGTTCGCGATCAAGGAATCGGAATCAATCCTGAATTTCTGCCTTATGTTTTTGATCACTTTAAGCAGGCAGATGGCAGCAGTACAAGACAATTTGGTGGGTTAGGACTTGGACTCGCGATCGTGCAGCATCTCGCTGAGTTACACGGTGGAACGGTGCATGCCGAAAGCGAGGGAGAAGGACGTGGGGCAACCTTTACGGTTGAATTACCCATATTGGAGTTTGCAAGTTTAGAACAGCTTTGCTGGCTTCAAAAACAACCAACCCACGAAGAAAAATGA
- a CDS encoding DUF4132 domain-containing protein encodes MLNPEIAQAQLKEVLDPNCSRQRMERIAALPEPYRSIAHDLMGTNDPARSQWEYLQAHQYRTAALNQLAEVSDPTVIFDCLFPKFGAVVASGWGLFDRLPYQQSYHRRSFRVPNHPQFQSKRSAWLLALIDATTGYDHQSLEWFAAWVPYFQYYSIADYFGILFAAAIEQGNETIFQILLDSARGDHEIGAMGRHITRAFLISDRPEAWDFIERLLLAAQRQEGLRQTILEMVDEAHSIAFVRMLRLIVAEKLTRFSSVIRAIDVWFGFGLESLNEKLAKQILTQVSELLEDETAQQQALESSDAQTVYLALWTYGYRDAIAAIDIAISLFNHSEASHRFVAVHFLAQLDLAPARLALIDAIDDPDLTVATRAVQECRDENLKDSDVFERLEQNLARFSQKPKTVSIVWDWVKLESSQELVAFMMVEQLGTRSPKRLIPFLPVMDSYKRHRVVELLAAVDPWDDEIRATLFKLTGDATQWVRETAIRALHRCTITTDESIQIEQLLTRKASDLRRGVLGLLLNQSDENAIESAERLLNAKQAPQRQAGLELLRELVLGKRCVQRSRILAANYQQERSKRSTTEDQLLAAILEPETKEATLTDALGLVDIDELTPIVKPEPRSTIQFTTPAAIACLTSLDELIHEHRQTPVKTRTWESNEEEQLLGNLHSWQLYCDKNTFVLTDVWENWWQQRTPRLRDEDGLELLRMIAPRFQPATSQTTDVVEVVELDNEQQGLIDALEEIPDQLTALIRSYVPDYVPYDEIANQVERSLKTISIELPQLRYPELVNEIARWLMRQHPPEQASNFALDALAQMIQLIPTEKLRDYPRWNQYEYQGLRSRIETFLQGWIYLAQAHDHLTLEWNDDRQLWWQITRWFDRWMTFHNSITTIFSTYAAWEAGAAKEADLIFQIIGSYEEVRPQENATAATIAEAKARVRSYFNELYNLTRRKPQAEYQQLPRLNEIVDRIRARILSIELQRGDFPTAASYAARQLRSITGISTVIQLIQGLGQEKIVRGYSYGSLSKASVFSHLMRVSFPAPQDTPEEFKQRVISAQIPTQKLIQFAFYAPQWVNYVEYALGWSGFADAVWWIHAHTKDTSWSVEEEVRETWEAQISERTPLSTRSLMDGAVDVSWFLSLRKRLKPERWQQLYDSAQFASSGSGHQRAKLFADAMLGNLQIEAVRDRINEKRHQDSVRAIGLLPLPKGKKREKELLDRYTLLQEFLRSSKKFGSQRQASEKLAVSIGLENLARTAGYIDPQRLQWAMEASLVADLAGQAQTIAINDVSVSLSINELGEPEIAISKAGKALKSIPAKLKKDPQIQALTNRKQDITKQASRMRISLEQAMCRGDRFTVDELMQLRTHPVLAPMLSQLILVSDQDIGYLTETGLRSHNGTIQPIQADSLRIAHPYDLLQSNEWHLWQQDCFERSRSQPFKQVFRELYVLTAQEQSEKLSKRYEGHQVNSKQAIALFGQRGWVATPDEGVRRTFHTEGVIAAVELQYGYYTPLEVEGLTLEGVRFYRRDEWKPLPLVEVPPMLLSEVLRDLDLVVSVAHQGGVDPEATASTVEMRSSLVRETCRLLKLPNVHIQSNHVLIEGHLGSYSVHLGSAMVHRQPGGALCIIPVPSQHRGRIFLPFVDNDPKTAEVISKVVLLAKDKEIQDPTILEQIL; translated from the coding sequence ATGTTGAACCCCGAAATCGCACAAGCCCAACTCAAAGAAGTTTTAGATCCAAACTGTTCAAGACAGCGAATGGAACGGATTGCAGCGCTGCCAGAACCTTATCGCTCGATCGCACACGATCTAATGGGAACTAATGACCCAGCGCGATCGCAGTGGGAGTATTTACAAGCGCATCAATATCGCACTGCGGCACTGAATCAATTAGCAGAAGTGAGCGATCCCACTGTAATTTTTGACTGCTTGTTTCCAAAGTTTGGGGCAGTTGTCGCCAGTGGCTGGGGATTGTTCGATCGATTACCGTATCAGCAGAGCTATCATCGTCGATCGTTTCGCGTCCCAAATCATCCTCAGTTTCAATCAAAACGCTCTGCCTGGTTACTTGCGCTAATTGATGCGACGACGGGCTATGATCATCAATCACTAGAATGGTTTGCGGCTTGGGTGCCTTATTTTCAGTATTATTCGATCGCTGATTATTTCGGCATTTTGTTTGCAGCCGCAATCGAGCAAGGAAATGAAACGATCTTTCAAATTTTGCTAGATTCAGCGCGAGGTGATCACGAAATCGGCGCAATGGGAAGACACATCACCCGCGCTTTTCTGATTAGCGATCGACCGGAAGCTTGGGACTTTATCGAACGATTGTTGTTAGCGGCACAGCGACAGGAAGGATTAAGACAAACCATTTTAGAAATGGTCGATGAAGCGCACTCGATCGCGTTTGTGCGAATGTTGCGATTGATCGTAGCGGAGAAATTGACTCGATTTAGCTCAGTGATTCGGGCGATCGATGTTTGGTTTGGATTCGGGTTAGAGTCGCTAAATGAGAAGCTTGCTAAGCAGATTTTGACTCAGGTGAGCGAACTATTAGAAGATGAAACGGCTCAGCAGCAAGCTCTAGAAAGCTCTGATGCTCAGACGGTTTATCTAGCGCTTTGGACGTATGGATATCGAGACGCGATCGCTGCAATTGATATCGCGATTTCATTATTCAACCATTCTGAAGCCTCTCATCGTTTTGTTGCAGTACATTTTCTCGCACAGTTAGATCTTGCACCTGCACGACTTGCTTTGATCGATGCCATTGATGATCCAGATCTTACAGTTGCAACTCGCGCCGTTCAGGAATGTAGAGATGAAAATCTGAAAGATTCGGATGTGTTTGAGCGGTTAGAGCAGAATTTAGCTCGATTTTCTCAAAAGCCGAAAACAGTTTCGATCGTGTGGGATTGGGTCAAATTAGAATCTAGCCAAGAGCTTGTTGCCTTCATGATGGTAGAACAGTTAGGAACGCGATCGCCCAAACGATTGATTCCGTTTCTTCCAGTGATGGACTCATACAAGCGTCATCGAGTCGTGGAACTGTTAGCAGCAGTCGATCCTTGGGATGATGAGATTCGCGCAACCTTGTTCAAGTTAACCGGGGATGCGACGCAATGGGTACGAGAAACGGCAATTCGAGCATTGCATCGCTGTACGATTACAACCGATGAGAGCATCCAGATTGAACAATTGCTGACTCGAAAAGCAAGTGATTTGCGACGTGGTGTTTTAGGGTTGTTGTTGAATCAATCAGATGAAAATGCGATCGAGTCTGCGGAAAGATTACTCAATGCAAAACAAGCTCCACAGCGACAAGCAGGATTAGAACTATTACGGGAATTAGTTCTAGGAAAACGATGTGTTCAAAGATCTCGAATTCTAGCGGCGAACTATCAGCAAGAGCGATCGAAGCGTTCCACAACTGAAGATCAGCTATTAGCAGCGATTTTAGAGCCTGAAACGAAAGAAGCAACCTTAACCGATGCGCTGGGATTAGTTGATATTGATGAACTAACACCGATCGTAAAACCAGAACCGCGATCGACGATTCAATTCACGACACCAGCCGCGATCGCTTGCCTTACCTCACTCGATGAATTAATCCATGAACATCGCCAAACCCCAGTTAAAACCCGGACTTGGGAAAGCAACGAAGAAGAGCAACTTCTTGGAAATCTTCACTCCTGGCAATTGTATTGTGACAAAAACACCTTTGTTTTAACTGATGTTTGGGAAAATTGGTGGCAACAGAGAACACCAAGATTGCGCGATGAAGATGGCTTAGAATTGCTGCGGATGATTGCTCCTAGATTCCAGCCCGCAACATCACAAACTACTGATGTGGTCGAGGTCGTTGAACTTGACAACGAGCAGCAGGGATTGATCGACGCATTGGAAGAAATCCCTGATCAACTTACAGCACTCATTCGATCCTATGTGCCTGACTATGTTCCTTATGATGAAATTGCTAATCAAGTTGAACGATCGCTAAAAACCATTTCGATCGAGCTTCCTCAGCTTCGTTATCCAGAGCTAGTCAACGAAATTGCACGATGGTTGATGCGACAACATCCACCAGAGCAAGCTTCAAATTTTGCGCTAGATGCGCTGGCTCAAATGATTCAACTGATTCCAACCGAGAAGCTGCGAGACTATCCCCGATGGAATCAGTACGAATATCAGGGATTGCGATCTCGCATCGAAACTTTTCTTCAAGGCTGGATTTACCTTGCTCAAGCACACGATCATCTGACGCTTGAATGGAATGACGATCGACAACTTTGGTGGCAAATCACTCGCTGGTTTGACCGCTGGATGACATTTCATAATTCCATTACCACAATTTTCAGCACTTACGCGGCTTGGGAAGCTGGAGCAGCAAAAGAAGCCGATTTAATTTTTCAGATCATTGGCTCTTACGAAGAGGTGAGACCACAAGAGAATGCAACAGCAGCAACGATCGCGGAAGCCAAAGCAAGAGTGCGATCGTACTTTAATGAACTCTACAACCTGACTCGACGCAAGCCACAAGCAGAATATCAGCAGCTTCCGCGATTAAATGAAATTGTGGATCGAATTCGTGCTCGAATTTTGTCGATCGAACTTCAGCGCGGCGATTTTCCGACTGCGGCTTCGTATGCGGCGAGACAACTGCGATCGATTACTGGAATTTCTACTGTAATTCAGTTAATTCAAGGATTAGGACAAGAAAAAATTGTTCGAGGTTATAGCTACGGTAGCTTGAGTAAAGCTTCTGTGTTTAGTCACTTGATGCGGGTGAGTTTTCCGGCTCCACAAGATACCCCCGAAGAGTTCAAGCAGCGAGTGATTTCGGCACAGATTCCAACCCAAAAATTGATTCAATTTGCATTCTACGCGCCGCAGTGGGTGAACTATGTCGAATATGCACTAGGCTGGTCGGGGTTTGCGGATGCAGTGTGGTGGATTCATGCTCACACCAAAGATACAAGCTGGTCAGTCGAAGAAGAGGTGCGAGAAACTTGGGAAGCTCAGATTAGTGAACGAACTCCGCTTTCGACTCGAAGCTTAATGGATGGTGCGGTTGATGTGAGTTGGTTTCTAAGTCTTCGGAAGCGATTAAAACCGGAACGCTGGCAACAGTTATATGATTCGGCGCAGTTTGCATCGAGTGGTAGTGGACATCAACGGGCGAAACTGTTTGCAGATGCAATGTTGGGAAATCTCCAGATCGAAGCAGTTCGCGATCGCATCAATGAAAAACGCCACCAAGACTCAGTTCGTGCAATCGGATTGTTGCCGTTACCGAAAGGGAAAAAGCGCGAAAAGGAATTACTCGATCGATATACCTTACTACAAGAGTTTCTCCGCTCTAGTAAAAAGTTCGGTTCACAGCGTCAAGCGAGTGAAAAATTAGCAGTGTCGATCGGATTAGAAAACTTAGCCAGAACAGCAGGCTACATTGATCCACAGCGATTACAGTGGGCAATGGAGGCTTCTTTAGTTGCGGATCTTGCAGGTCAAGCACAAACGATCGCAATCAATGATGTAAGCGTAAGTCTCTCAATCAATGAATTGGGAGAGCCTGAAATTGCAATTTCTAAAGCTGGAAAAGCTTTGAAATCGATTCCTGCAAAACTTAAGAAAGATCCGCAGATTCAAGCTCTGACGAACCGCAAACAAGACATTACAAAGCAAGCCTCTCGAATGCGGATTTCGTTAGAACAGGCAATGTGTCGGGGAGATCGATTTACAGTAGATGAATTAATGCAGCTTCGGACACATCCGGTACTTGCGCCAATGTTATCTCAATTGATTCTTGTAAGTGATCAAGATATTGGATACCTGACCGAAACTGGATTGCGATCGCACAACGGAACCATTCAACCCATTCAAGCAGATAGTCTCAGAATTGCTCATCCGTATGATTTGTTGCAATCGAATGAATGGCATCTCTGGCAACAGGATTGTTTTGAGCGATCGCGTTCTCAACCCTTCAAGCAAGTGTTCCGTGAATTGTATGTACTGACGGCTCAAGAACAATCGGAAAAGCTTTCAAAACGGTATGAAGGGCATCAGGTGAATTCTAAACAAGCGATCGCGCTTTTTGGACAACGCGGCTGGGTTGCAACACCAGACGAAGGCGTAAGACGCACCTTTCATACTGAGGGAGTCATTGCAGCAGTTGAATTGCAATATGGCTACTACACACCGCTCGAAGTTGAGGGATTAACTTTAGAAGGGGTGCGATTCTACCGTCGTGATGAGTGGAAACCTTTGCCGCTAGTCGAAGTTCCGCCGATGTTGTTAAGTGAAGTGCTGCGCGATCTAGATTTGGTCGTGAGTGTAGCGCATCAAGGCGGCGTTGATCCAGAGGCGACGGCTTCCACTGTAGAAATGCGATCGAGCTTAGTGCGTGAAACTTGTCGATTGCTAAAGCTTCCTAATGTTCATATTCAAAGCAATCATGTGCTCATCGAGGGACATTTAGGAAGCTACTCGGTGCATTTGGGGAGTGCAATGGTACATCGTCAGCCAGGAGGCGCACTTTGTATCATTCCAGTGCCTTCTCAGCATCGTGGGCGCATCTTTTTACCATTCGTTGATAACGATCCGAAAACTGCGGAAGTCATTTCTAAGGTGGTGCTGTTGGCGAAAGATAAAGAGATTCAAGATCCGACGATTTTGGAGCAGATTCTTTAA
- a CDS encoding phycobilisome linker polypeptide, whose amino-acid sequence MRMFKITACVPSQTRIRTQRELQNTFFTKLVPYENWFKEQQRIQKMGGKIVKVELATGKQGMNTGLA is encoded by the coding sequence ATGAGAATGTTCAAGATCACTGCTTGTGTTCCGAGCCAAACTCGGATTCGGACACAACGCGAACTGCAAAATACCTTCTTCACGAAGCTGGTTCCTTACGAAAACTGGTTCAAAGAGCAGCAACGCATCCAAAAAATGGGTGGAAAGATTGTGAAAGTTGAACTCGCGACAGGTAAGCAAGGCATGAATACAGGTCTAGCGTAA
- the codB gene encoding cytosine permease, translated as MSLIGEPQVADSSQANQDYPLSAVPMSDRRPIWSLAPLLMGFALTSTTLLAGGTLGSSLRFADMLWVMIVGNLALGAYCAALAYIAAKTGLSTVLMARFSFGAIGSRWVDFILGFTQIGWYAVTNAFIASALLKLLNIPASFEWFAIVFFTYAFCVTAYMGYTAMDWLSRLAVPAMLILIALSLAIGFRDAGDLFAIAPQKSIGVTEAIGVVIATFISGGTQATNWSRYADSTKNAVGSTLLAFLFINGLLVFTGAFCTLVYGTNDLIEAMARQGLLLGGLVLLILNVWTTQDNTIYAFSIAGSNFFRTSKRTAFVLGGATFALVLALGGIYGNMIPFLLFLGTVIPPVGGIIMADFWFNRGGRFPSLDDPLPAFNWAGVISYIVGAAIAYFSGSAGFGIAPINGVISAAVLYVILCRVLPSSVRA; from the coding sequence ATGAGTCTTATTGGGGAACCACAAGTCGCTGATTCATCTCAAGCCAATCAGGACTATCCGCTGTCTGCTGTACCGATGTCCGATCGCCGTCCGATTTGGTCATTGGCTCCTTTATTGATGGGGTTTGCACTCACTTCCACCACACTCCTCGCAGGTGGAACACTCGGATCGTCGCTCAGATTTGCAGACATGCTCTGGGTGATGATTGTCGGAAATCTAGCGCTTGGTGCATACTGTGCAGCATTGGCGTATATTGCGGCAAAAACTGGACTGAGTACGGTGCTAATGGCGCGATTTAGCTTTGGAGCAATTGGATCGCGATGGGTTGATTTTATCCTCGGCTTTACTCAGATTGGCTGGTATGCCGTGACAAATGCCTTTATTGCTAGCGCCCTCTTGAAACTCTTGAACATTCCTGCATCGTTTGAGTGGTTCGCGATCGTATTTTTCACTTATGCCTTCTGTGTCACGGCTTACATGGGTTACACCGCAATGGATTGGCTGAGCCGATTAGCAGTTCCGGCAATGTTGATTCTGATTGCGCTCAGTTTAGCGATCGGGTTTCGCGATGCAGGTGATTTATTCGCGATCGCGCCGCAGAAATCGATCGGCGTGACAGAAGCGATCGGGGTTGTGATTGCGACCTTTATTTCTGGTGGAACTCAAGCAACGAACTGGAGCCGATATGCAGATTCGACCAAAAATGCAGTTGGAAGTACCTTACTTGCTTTTCTCTTCATCAATGGCTTGCTCGTGTTCACAGGCGCGTTCTGTACGCTGGTTTACGGCACGAATGACTTGATCGAAGCAATGGCAAGACAAGGATTGCTACTCGGTGGATTAGTTCTATTAATTCTGAATGTTTGGACGACGCAGGACAATACGATTTATGCGTTCTCGATCGCAGGGAGTAACTTTTTCCGCACCTCGAAACGAACTGCTTTCGTGTTAGGTGGAGCAACCTTTGCGCTAGTTCTGGCTCTCGGTGGCATTTATGGAAATATGATTCCGTTCCTGCTATTTCTCGGAACGGTGATTCCTCCGGTGGGTGGCATCATTATGGCGGACTTCTGGTTTAATCGAGGCGGGCGGTTTCCCTCGCTGGATGATCCGTTGCCTGCCTTTAATTGGGCGGGTGTGATTTCCTATATTGTGGGAGCTGCGATCGCATATTTTTCTGGTTCCGCAGGGTTCGGAATCGCGCCGATCAATGGTGTCATTTCGGCGGCGGTATTGTATGTGATTTTGTGTCGCGTGTTACCGAGTTCGGTTCGGGCATAA
- the apcA gene encoding allophycocyanin subunit alpha, with translation MSIVTKSIVNADAEARYLSPGELDRIKSFVTTGEKRLRIAQTLSDSRERIVKQAGDQLFQKRPDVVSPGGNAYGEEMTATCLRDLDYYLRLVTYGIVAGDVTPIEEIGVVGVKEMYNSLGTPIPAVAEGVRAMKNVAASLLSSDDASEAGAYFDYLIGAMQ, from the coding sequence ATGAGTATTGTCACGAAGTCAATCGTGAATGCTGACGCTGAGGCACGCTATCTCAGCCCCGGCGAATTGGATCGGATCAAAAGCTTCGTCACCACAGGCGAAAAGCGTCTTCGGATTGCTCAAACCCTGAGCGACTCGCGTGAGCGCATCGTGAAGCAAGCAGGCGACCAATTGTTCCAAAAGCGTCCCGATGTCGTTTCTCCTGGTGGAAACGCTTACGGCGAAGAAATGACCGCTACCTGCCTGCGTGACCTCGACTACTACCTGCGCCTCGTGACCTACGGAATCGTTGCAGGCGATGTCACCCCGATCGAAGAAATCGGTGTTGTCGGCGTGAAAGAAATGTACAACTCCTTGGGAACTCCGATCCCCGCAGTTGCAGAAGGCGTTCGTGCAATGAAGAACGTTGCAGCATCGTTGCTGTCGTCGGATGATGCGTCTGAAGCTGGTGCATACTTCGACTACTTGATCGGTGCAATGCAGTAA